The following are from one region of the Lysobacterales bacterium genome:
- the lptF gene encoding LPS export ABC transporter permease LptF, with protein MLGRLDRYVITELLQALLAVMAVMLIVVLGGVMADTLSKIARGKVAAALLVSQIGLRSLEALVLILPLALFLGVLLGLGRLYRDGEMAVLAASGYGPRQLLVPIACVALPVAAVLAALSFWLAPGAARAGNRMIQEASRSMLVAGLEPGRFVEIPGRDAVLYIGEMNAAGTRFGQLFVYNEREDGIDIISAESGEFFRDAVEERYLQLEDGFRVEGTLENAAFRTMRFERNSLRIPDAPETQLKHPTAEIDTLSLLEDESPAARAELHWRLSAVLAPLLLAWLALPMSRSPPRRTRYGKILLALLAYLVMTNLLGLGRAWLQQGVLPPYLGLWWIYAGGLLLAGWLYRRDSRLPGGGAG; from the coding sequence ATGCTGGGCCGCCTCGACCGCTACGTGATCACCGAGCTGCTGCAGGCCCTGCTGGCGGTGATGGCGGTGATGCTGATCGTCGTGCTGGGCGGCGTCATGGCCGACACGCTGAGCAAGATCGCGCGCGGCAAGGTTGCCGCGGCGCTGCTGGTCTCGCAGATCGGCCTGCGCTCGCTGGAGGCGCTGGTGCTGATCCTGCCGCTGGCGCTGTTCCTGGGCGTGCTGCTGGGCCTGGGTCGCCTGTACCGCGACGGCGAGATGGCGGTGCTAGCGGCCTCCGGCTACGGCCCGAGGCAATTGCTGGTGCCGATCGCCTGCGTCGCCCTGCCGGTCGCCGCGGTGCTGGCGGCGCTGTCGTTCTGGCTGGCCCCCGGCGCCGCGCGCGCCGGCAACCGGATGATCCAGGAGGCAAGCCGGTCGATGCTGGTCGCCGGCCTGGAACCCGGCCGCTTCGTGGAGATCCCCGGGCGCGACGCGGTGCTCTACATCGGCGAGATGAACGCCGCCGGCACCCGCTTCGGCCAGCTGTTCGTCTACAACGAGCGCGAGGACGGCATCGACATCATCAGCGCCGAGTCGGGCGAGTTCTTCCGCGACGCCGTCGAGGAGCGCTACCTGCAGCTCGAGGACGGCTTCCGCGTCGAGGGCACGCTGGAGAACGCGGCGTTCCGGACCATGCGCTTCGAGCGCAACAGCCTGCGCATCCCCGATGCGCCGGAAACCCAGCTCAAACACCCGACCGCCGAGATCGACACCCTGAGCCTGCTCGAGGACGAGTCGCCGGCGGCGCGGGCGGAGCTGCACTGGCGCCTCTCGGCGGTGCTGGCGCCGCTGCTGCTGGCCTGGCTGGCGCTGCCGATGTCGCGCTCGCCGCCGCGACGCACCCGCTACGGCAAGATCCTGCTGGCCCTGCTGGCCTATCTGGTGATGACCAACCTGCTCGGCCTCGGCCGCGCCTGGCTGCAGCAGGGCGTGCTGCCGCCCTATCTTGGCCTGTGGTGGATCTACGCCGGCGGCCTGCTGCTGGCCGGCTGGCTGTACCGTCGCGACAGCCGCCTGCCCGGCGGCGGAGCCGGCTGA
- the lptG gene encoding LPS export ABC transporter permease LptG: MALLPVRQVDRLLASTVAASTLVVMAVLIGFDLLLALVGEFEDLGEGDYTLVKALVYVAYTVPRRIHENFAYCALIGTLVGLGVLASQGELTALRAAGLAKRRIALAAVAVVAAMTLAVTAIGETLAPQGERWAQALALQAKNRDYALSGLGLWARDADTVINAKRVLNDRGRLELREIRLFAFEPGGRLAEVTRAGRAVHEQGQWRLDEVQRFRFHGDRVESLAAESDGWQSSLDPAVLGQGAIRARYLDLAALWESWQYRKANRLHTQDIEAAFWMRLFSPLTTLALVFAVTPFAFGALRSGGFGKRLFLGIVIAVSFHFLQRALINLADVYGYSLPLVNALPLLLLGAAGWLYYHRHP; encoded by the coding sequence ATGGCGCTGCTGCCGGTGCGCCAGGTCGACCGCCTGCTGGCCTCGACGGTGGCCGCCAGCACCCTGGTGGTGATGGCGGTGCTGATCGGCTTCGACCTGTTGCTGGCCCTGGTCGGCGAGTTCGAGGACCTCGGCGAGGGCGACTACACCCTGGTCAAGGCGCTTGTCTACGTCGCCTACACGGTGCCGCGCCGCATCCACGAGAACTTCGCCTACTGCGCGCTGATCGGCACCCTGGTCGGGCTGGGCGTGCTGGCCAGCCAGGGCGAGCTGACCGCGCTGCGCGCCGCCGGCCTCGCCAAGCGCCGGATCGCGCTGGCCGCGGTCGCCGTGGTCGCCGCCATGACCCTGGCGGTGACCGCGATCGGCGAGACGCTGGCGCCGCAGGGCGAGCGCTGGGCCCAGGCCCTGGCGCTGCAGGCCAAGAACCGCGACTACGCGCTGTCCGGCCTGGGCCTGTGGGCGCGCGACGCCGACACCGTGATCAACGCCAAGCGCGTGCTCAACGACCGGGGCCGCCTGGAATTGCGCGAGATCCGCCTGTTCGCCTTCGAGCCCGGCGGCCGCCTCGCCGAGGTGACCCGCGCGGGCCGTGCCGTCCACGAGCAGGGCCAGTGGCGCCTGGACGAAGTGCAGCGCTTCCGCTTCCACGGCGACCGCGTCGAGTCGCTGGCCGCGGAAAGCGACGGCTGGCAGTCCAGCCTGGACCCGGCCGTGCTCGGCCAGGGCGCCATCCGCGCCCGCTATCTGGACCTGGCCGCGCTGTGGGAAAGCTGGCAGTACCGCAAGGCCAACCGCCTGCATACCCAGGACATCGAGGCGGCGTTCTGGATGCGCCTGTTCTCGCCGCTGACCACCCTGGCCCTGGTGTTCGCGGTGACGCCGTTCGCGTTCGGCGCGCTGCGCTCGGGCGGCTTCGGCAAGCGCCTGTTCCTGGGCATCGTGATCGCGGTCAGCTTCCATTTCCTGCAGCGGGCGCTGATCAACCTGGCCGACGTCTACGGCTACAGCCTGCCGCTGGTCAACGCCCTGCCCCTGCTGCTGCTGGGGGCGGCCGGCTGGCTGTACTACCACCGCCACCCGTAA
- a CDS encoding M23 family metallopeptidase, protein MKPVHRRTAPFLLLALALPCAALAGDPLPPPTLAAGGGLDADALPHDEMPPFVRANIERELAQSQALLRALGRLPAPSSTSALDALVWPLRARPGYRDPDYHGISNYVDLNPAFPNQLLDWNCGSRTYDMANGYNHAGIDYFLWPFPWRMMDQAVIEIVAVAPGVILHKHDGHPDRSCDANAAANWNAVYVQHADGTVAWYGHMKNGSTTTKAVGQPVVAGEYLGLVGSSGRSSGPHLHLELRADAGANPAIIEPHAGACRTGPTLWAAQRPYRDSGINKLATHSAVPNHNAGCPNPGQETPNFSNHFRPGIDNLFVVPYYRDQVQGVAATYRLRRRGNVASQWQHASPQTWNASWWSWSWQPLPAGTAHGVWIFEAQYGDQVARHEFTVGTDILMATTFGG, encoded by the coding sequence ATGAAGCCCGTCCATCGCCGCACCGCGCCGTTCCTGCTGCTGGCCCTCGCCCTGCCCTGCGCCGCCCTGGCCGGCGATCCGCTGCCACCGCCGACCCTGGCCGCGGGCGGCGGCCTGGATGCCGACGCCCTGCCGCATGACGAGATGCCGCCGTTCGTGCGCGCCAACATCGAGCGCGAGCTGGCGCAGAGCCAGGCGCTGCTGCGCGCGCTAGGGCGGCTGCCCGCGCCCTCGTCGACCAGCGCCCTGGATGCCCTGGTCTGGCCGCTGCGCGCCCGGCCCGGCTACCGCGATCCGGACTACCACGGCATCTCCAACTACGTGGACCTCAACCCGGCTTTCCCGAACCAGTTGCTGGACTGGAACTGCGGTTCCCGCACCTACGACATGGCCAACGGCTACAACCACGCCGGCATCGACTATTTCCTGTGGCCGTTCCCCTGGCGGATGATGGACCAGGCGGTCATCGAGATCGTCGCGGTGGCGCCCGGCGTCATCCTGCACAAGCACGACGGCCACCCCGACCGCAGCTGCGACGCCAACGCCGCCGCCAACTGGAATGCCGTCTACGTCCAGCATGCCGACGGCACCGTCGCCTGGTACGGCCACATGAAGAACGGCAGCACCACGACCAAGGCGGTCGGCCAGCCGGTGGTGGCCGGCGAATACCTGGGCCTGGTCGGCAGCTCCGGCCGCTCCTCCGGCCCGCACCTGCACCTGGAGCTGCGCGCCGACGCCGGCGCCAACCCGGCCATCATCGAGCCGCATGCCGGCGCCTGCCGGACCGGCCCGACCCTGTGGGCCGCCCAGCGGCCCTACCGCGACAGCGGCATCAACAAGCTCGCCACCCATTCGGCCGTGCCCAACCACAACGCCGGCTGCCCCAACCCCGGCCAGGAAACCCCGAACTTCAGCAACCACTTCCGGCCCGGCATCGACAACCTGTTCGTGGTGCCCTACTACCGCGACCAGGTGCAGGGCGTCGCCGCCACCTACCGCCTGCGTCGCCGCGGCAACGTCGCCAGCCAGTGGCAGCACGCCAGCCCGCAGACCTGGAACGCCTCCTGGTGGTCGTGGTCCTGGCAGCCGCTGCCGGCCGGCACCGCCCATGGCGTCTGGATCTTCGAGGCGCAGTACGGCGACCAGGTCGCCCGCCACGAGTTCACCGTCGGCACCGACATCCTGATGGCGACGACTTTCGGCGGCTGA
- a CDS encoding response regulator transcription factor: MESPKPPSTLRTVIVDDEPLARRGLRLRLAGETDIDIVGECSNGDEAVKVIAAQRPDLVFLDVQMPGTDGFGVLRRLPLSSLPMVVFVTAYDHYAISAFETNAVDYLLKPVEETRLVQALFRVREAAQARAAARQRDHLLNLLGTVTGQPELTLEQALADGAALPDPRRPVRLAIRDGGRTVLVEESDIDWIDAAGDYMCIHAGGATHILRGTLRELEAKLDEDRFARIHRSTIVNVDRVRELRPHINGEYFLTLDGGHEVKLSRSYREQLKRFRT, translated from the coding sequence ATGGAGTCGCCGAAGCCGCCGTCCACCTTGCGCACCGTGATCGTCGACGATGAGCCGCTGGCCCGGCGCGGCCTGCGCCTGCGCCTGGCCGGCGAGACCGACATCGACATCGTCGGCGAGTGCAGCAACGGCGACGAGGCGGTCAAGGTGATCGCCGCGCAGCGGCCGGACCTGGTGTTCCTGGACGTGCAGATGCCCGGCACCGACGGCTTCGGCGTGCTGCGCCGGCTGCCGCTGTCGTCGCTGCCGATGGTGGTGTTCGTGACTGCCTACGACCACTACGCGATCAGCGCCTTCGAGACCAACGCCGTCGACTACCTGCTCAAGCCGGTCGAGGAGACCCGCCTGGTGCAGGCGCTGTTCCGGGTCCGCGAGGCCGCCCAGGCGCGCGCCGCCGCCCGCCAGCGCGACCATCTGCTGAATCTGCTCGGCACGGTGACCGGCCAGCCGGAACTGACCCTGGAGCAGGCGCTGGCCGATGGCGCGGCCCTGCCCGATCCGCGCCGGCCGGTGCGCCTGGCGATCCGCGACGGCGGCCGTACCGTGCTGGTCGAGGAATCCGACATCGACTGGATCGACGCCGCCGGCGACTACATGTGCATCCACGCCGGCGGTGCCACCCACATCCTGCGCGGCACCCTGCGCGAGCTGGAAGCCAAGCTCGACGAGGACCGCTTCGCCCGCATCCATCGCTCGACCATCGTCAACGTCGACCGCGTGCGCGAGCTGCGCCCGCACATCAACGGCGAGTATTTCCTGACCCTGGACGGCGGCCACGAGGTCAAGCTCAGCCGCAGCTACCGCGAGCAGCTCAAGCGCTTCCGCACCTGA
- a CDS encoding histidine kinase: MNAAPDVADPRTATVLDGSRRSFWLLHSLGWIGYGALHYLSALSYGKHWAYFVVSFASAGMGFVLTLGLRLLLKRFWGIAPPRFAVVVAIGVLAVATVWALLYVEMAVPYCLWLHPPSECTMKMPWGYIGYIGSLLYVCLSWTGLYLGIKYYRQMRAQTESALKANAMAHQAQLKMLRYQLNPHFLFNTLNAISTLVLEKDTGTANRMVTSLSAFLRHSLDSDPMQRVTLKQELDALNLYLGIEKVRFAERLGLRSSIDEQAYRALVPSLLLQPLAENSIKHAISQRIEGGVIEIEARVVDGRLEIAVSDTGPGCDGLPSGGGLPQGSGVGLVNISERLRVLYGERSRFTLGNRPGGGCEARIVLPFESALSS, encoded by the coding sequence ATGAACGCCGCCCCGGACGTCGCAGACCCTCGCACCGCGACCGTGCTCGACGGCAGCCGGCGCTCCTTCTGGCTGCTGCACAGCCTGGGCTGGATCGGCTACGGCGCCCTGCATTACCTGTCGGCGCTGAGCTACGGCAAGCACTGGGCCTATTTCGTGGTCAGCTTCGCCTCTGCGGGCATGGGCTTCGTGCTGACCCTGGGACTGCGCCTCCTGCTCAAGCGCTTCTGGGGCATCGCGCCGCCGCGCTTCGCGGTGGTGGTCGCGATCGGCGTGCTGGCGGTGGCGACGGTCTGGGCGCTGCTCTACGTCGAGATGGCGGTGCCCTACTGCCTGTGGCTGCACCCGCCCAGCGAATGCACCATGAAGATGCCCTGGGGCTACATCGGTTACATCGGCTCCCTGCTGTACGTATGCCTGAGCTGGACCGGCCTGTACCTGGGCATCAAGTACTACCGGCAGATGCGCGCGCAGACCGAGAGCGCGCTCAAGGCCAACGCCATGGCCCACCAGGCGCAGCTCAAGATGCTGCGCTACCAGCTCAACCCGCACTTCCTGTTCAACACCCTGAACGCGATCTCCACCCTGGTGCTGGAGAAGGACACCGGCACCGCCAACCGCATGGTCACCAGCCTGAGCGCCTTCCTGCGCCACTCGCTGGACTCCGACCCCATGCAGCGGGTCACCCTCAAGCAGGAACTGGATGCGCTGAACCTGTACCTGGGCATCGAGAAGGTGCGCTTCGCCGAGCGCCTGGGCCTGCGCTCCAGCATCGACGAGCAGGCCTACCGCGCCCTGGTGCCCAGCCTGCTGCTGCAGCCGCTGGCCGAGAATTCCATCAAGCACGCCATCTCGCAGCGCATCGAGGGCGGCGTGATCGAGATCGAGGCCCGTGTCGTCGACGGCCGCCTGGAGATCGCCGTGTCCGATACCGGCCCCGGCTGCGACGGCCTGCCCAGCGGCGGCGGGCTGCCGCAGGGCAGCGGCGTCGGCCTGGTCAACATCAGCGAGCGCCTGCGGGTACTCTATGGCGAGCGCAGCCGGTTCACCCTGGGCAACCGTCCGGGCGGTGGCTGCGAAGCCAGGATCGTCCTGCCCTTCGAATCCGCACTGTCAAGCTGA
- a CDS encoding MFS transporter, whose product MSAGVQGLPGEALPRQPWWSVWVGARPGEWTALAWSFAYFFCLLCAYYLIRPMRDEMVVRFGADRMQWIYTVVFVIMLAITPVYGWLVSRWPRRRFLPFVYLFFIACLAGFWLLFRYNGALAGLAGADAAAFGRGSAAVLAIWITVFNLFVVSVFWSFMSDIYAPEQSRRLFATIATGGTLGAIVGPLLARTLAPLLGVERLLLLSGLLLSLCLVCIARLIPWARARERALQGLDRDTPIGGSLLAGATLVFQQPILRRMAALMLLGVVVGTILYNRQLHLQSANPDSLGRFVFFANLDLWINLLAITVQLGATRFLLPRFGAGWLLMAPGLALIVCFAVIYGNPVVMTVAIAQLVSRGLLFGMLSPARETLYTRVDREARYKAKNFIDTAVWRGGDLATQWGIVVLAAVGLATPGFALVGIGAAICWVAVAWAIRRWERGREGLERAAAASGPGTTPGRTGER is encoded by the coding sequence ATGAGCGCCGGCGTCCAGGGCCTGCCCGGCGAGGCGCTGCCGCGCCAGCCCTGGTGGTCGGTCTGGGTCGGCGCGCGGCCGGGCGAATGGACGGCGCTGGCCTGGTCGTTCGCCTACTTCTTCTGCCTGCTGTGCGCCTATTACCTGATCCGTCCGATGCGCGACGAGATGGTGGTGCGCTTCGGCGCCGACCGCATGCAGTGGATCTACACCGTGGTGTTCGTGATCATGCTGGCGATCACGCCCGTCTACGGCTGGCTGGTGTCGCGCTGGCCGCGACGGCGCTTCCTGCCCTTCGTCTACCTGTTCTTCATCGCCTGCCTGGCCGGCTTCTGGCTGCTGTTCCGCTACAACGGCGCGCTCGCCGGGCTGGCCGGCGCCGACGCCGCCGCCTTCGGCCGCGGCTCGGCGGCGGTGCTGGCGATCTGGATCACCGTGTTCAACCTGTTCGTGGTCTCGGTGTTCTGGAGCTTCATGTCGGACATCTACGCCCCGGAACAGTCGCGCCGGCTGTTCGCGACCATCGCCACCGGCGGTACCCTGGGTGCGATCGTCGGCCCGCTGCTGGCACGGACCCTGGCGCCGCTGCTCGGCGTCGAGCGCCTGCTGCTGCTGTCGGGTCTGCTGCTCAGCCTGTGCCTTGTCTGCATCGCCCGGCTGATCCCCTGGGCCCGCGCCCGCGAGCGGGCGCTGCAGGGACTCGACCGCGACACGCCGATCGGTGGCAGCCTGCTGGCCGGCGCGACCCTGGTGTTCCAGCAGCCGATCCTGCGGCGCATGGCGGCCCTGATGCTGCTCGGGGTGGTGGTCGGCACCATCCTCTACAACCGGCAATTGCACCTGCAGAGCGCCAACCCGGACTCGCTCGGCCGGTTCGTGTTCTTCGCCAACCTCGACCTGTGGATCAACCTCCTGGCGATCACCGTGCAACTGGGCGCGACCCGGTTCCTGCTGCCCCGGTTCGGTGCCGGCTGGTTGCTGATGGCGCCGGGCCTGGCACTCATCGTCTGCTTCGCCGTCATCTACGGCAATCCAGTGGTGATGACGGTGGCCATAGCGCAGCTGGTTTCGCGCGGGCTGCTGTTCGGGATGCTCTCGCCCGCGCGCGAGACCCTGTATACGCGGGTCGACCGCGAGGCCCGCTACAAGGCCAAGAACTTCATCGACACCGCGGTCTGGCGAGGCGGCGACCTGGCCACGCAGTGGGGCATCGTGGTGCTGGCGGCGGTCGGCCTGGCGACGCCGGGGTTCGCCCTGGTCGGCATCGGTGCCGCGATCTGCTGGGTCGCCGTGGCCTGGGCGATCCGGCGCTGGGAGCGTGGCCGGGAAGGGCTCGAGCGCGCCGCCGCGGCCAGCGGACCCGGCACCACGCCGGGCCGAACCGGGGAGCGATAG
- a CDS encoding M48 family metallopeptidase: MDFFERQRQARTDSRRLVALFVAAVVGIVLVIQAALLALLHSQSMQRQRGQQAWTATAAEHAGLMLLVAAVVLGVIFVGSLVRAAQLREGGAAIARSLGGTQIPPSSRDLAHQRLRNVVEEVAIASGVPVPQVFVLEKESGINAFAAGFSTADAAIAVTRGALDSLDRDELQGVIAHEFSHVLNGDMRLNLRLVGWLAGITVLSMIGRILMRARGRNAGGVVMAGLVLAVVGSVGLFCARMIKAAISRQREYLADASAVQFTRQTRGIADALKAIAASSHGSRLSDTDGEEVSHLLFGDGVGYSRLFATHPPLEQRIQALEPRFKLADLKDWARQRAALRAAAGERERDAAAAARSRARVGSPIGVLGDALPMPVVLAGLATGASAALDPREVVGQVANPGSEDIDTAHLLHEAIPPDLEEAAHDPDRSVAVIAGLLIATDAATRERQLGAIQRQFGLATGTAALVQAQRIAALHPMQHLPLAEIAFASLRRLPAADMRKAGELVDVLIAADGAVALFEFCLGHLLRQHIREALDPTAVRLSGRRSLKDVEAEAGLLLSLLARGGGADAARAFAAGVAELGQAVTPRFAVPSDWPQRLDAALDALDQLKPAAKSMLVAAMTRTVMHDGRVDVAEAELLRTACAALHCPLPPLLHQARTRLAGPPTVE; the protein is encoded by the coding sequence GTGGACTTCTTCGAGCGCCAGCGGCAGGCGCGCACCGACTCGCGCCGCCTGGTCGCGCTGTTCGTGGCGGCGGTGGTCGGCATCGTCCTGGTCATCCAGGCCGCCCTGCTGGCCCTTCTGCACAGCCAGTCGATGCAGCGCCAGCGCGGCCAGCAGGCCTGGACGGCCACCGCCGCGGAGCATGCCGGCCTGATGCTGCTGGTCGCGGCGGTGGTGCTCGGCGTGATCTTCGTCGGCAGCCTGGTGCGCGCCGCGCAGTTGCGCGAGGGCGGCGCCGCGATCGCCCGGTCGCTGGGCGGCACCCAGATCCCGCCGTCCAGCCGCGATCTCGCCCACCAGCGCCTGCGCAACGTCGTCGAGGAAGTGGCGATCGCGTCGGGCGTGCCGGTGCCTCAGGTGTTCGTGCTGGAAAAGGAATCCGGCATCAATGCTTTCGCGGCCGGCTTCAGCACCGCCGACGCCGCCATCGCGGTGACCCGCGGCGCCCTGGACAGCCTGGACCGCGACGAGCTGCAGGGCGTGATCGCCCATGAATTCAGCCATGTGCTGAACGGCGACATGCGGCTCAACCTGCGCCTGGTCGGCTGGCTGGCCGGGATCACCGTGCTTTCGATGATCGGCCGCATCCTGATGCGGGCGCGCGGCCGCAACGCCGGCGGCGTGGTGATGGCCGGCCTGGTGCTGGCCGTGGTCGGCTCGGTCGGCCTGTTCTGCGCACGCATGATCAAGGCGGCGATCTCCCGGCAGCGCGAGTACCTGGCCGACGCCTCTGCGGTGCAGTTCACCCGCCAGACCCGCGGCATCGCCGATGCGCTGAAGGCGATCGCCGCCAGCAGCCACGGTTCCCGGCTGTCGGACACCGACGGCGAGGAAGTCAGCCATCTGCTGTTCGGCGACGGCGTCGGCTATTCCCGTCTGTTCGCCACCCATCCGCCGCTGGAACAGCGCATCCAGGCCCTGGAGCCGCGCTTCAAGCTGGCCGATCTCAAGGACTGGGCGCGCCAGCGCGCCGCCCTGCGCGCCGCCGCCGGCGAACGCGAGCGGGACGCCGCCGCGGCGGCGCGCTCGCGCGCCCGGGTCGGCTCGCCGATCGGCGTGCTGGGCGACGCCCTGCCCATGCCGGTGGTGCTGGCCGGCCTGGCCACCGGCGCTTCCGCCGCCCTGGACCCCAGGGAGGTGGTCGGCCAGGTCGCCAATCCCGGCAGCGAGGACATCGACACCGCCCACCTGCTGCACGAGGCGATCCCACCGGACCTCGAGGAGGCCGCGCACGACCCCGACCGGTCGGTGGCGGTGATCGCCGGCCTGCTGATCGCCACCGATGCCGCGACCCGCGAGCGCCAGCTCGGTGCCATCCAGCGGCAGTTCGGCCTGGCGACCGGCACTGCGGCGCTGGTCCAGGCGCAGCGCATCGCCGCCCTGCATCCGATGCAGCACCTGCCGCTGGCCGAGATCGCCTTCGCCTCGCTGCGCCGGCTGCCGGCGGCGGACATGCGCAAGGCCGGCGAGCTGGTCGACGTGCTGATCGCCGCCGACGGCGCGGTCGCACTCTTCGAGTTCTGCCTGGGCCACCTGCTGCGTCAGCACATCCGCGAGGCGCTCGACCCGACCGCCGTCCGCCTGTCCGGCCGGCGCTCGCTGAAGGACGTCGAGGCCGAGGCCGGGCTGCTGCTGTCGCTGCTTGCCCGGGGCGGCGGCGCCGACGCCGCGCGCGCCTTCGCCGCCGGCGTCGCCGAGCTCGGCCAGGCGGTGACTCCGCGCTTCGCGGTGCCGTCCGACTGGCCGCAACGGCTGGATGCCGCGCTCGACGCCCTCGACCAGCTCAAGCCCGCCGCCAAGTCGATGCTGGTGGCGGCGATGACCCGTACGGTCATGCACGACGGCCGCGTCGACGTCGCCGAGGCCGAATTGCTGCGCACCGCCTGCGCGGCCCTGCACTGTCCGCTGCCGCCGCTGCTGCACCAGGCGCGGACCCGGCTGGCCGGCCCGCCCACCGTCGAATGA
- a CDS encoding LemA family protein — protein sequence MSWLILILLVGLVLWAVGIYNGLVMARNAYKNAFAQIDVQLTRRHDLIPNLVEVAKRYMAHEKDALEAVIMARNSAVGGLDRAKANPGDPGAMQALSGAENQLTGALGRLFALSEAYPDLKANQTMMQLSEELTSTENKVAFARQAYNDAVMNYNNRREMFPSSVVANMFAFTPASLLEVESAEVRKAVRVDFGAP from the coding sequence ATGTCCTGGTTGATCCTGATCCTCCTGGTCGGTCTGGTCCTGTGGGCCGTCGGCATCTACAACGGCCTGGTGATGGCGCGCAACGCGTACAAGAACGCGTTCGCCCAGATCGACGTCCAGCTCACCCGCCGCCACGACCTGATCCCGAACCTGGTCGAGGTCGCCAAGCGCTACATGGCGCACGAGAAGGACGCCCTGGAAGCGGTGATCATGGCCCGCAACTCGGCGGTCGGCGGCCTCGACCGCGCCAAGGCCAATCCCGGCGACCCGGGCGCCATGCAGGCGCTGTCCGGCGCCGAGAACCAGCTCACCGGCGCGCTCGGCCGGCTGTTCGCGCTGTCCGAGGCCTATCCGGACCTGAAGGCCAACCAGACCATGATGCAGCTCAGCGAGGAGCTGACCTCGACCGAGAACAAGGTGGCGTTCGCGCGGCAGGCCTACAACGACGCCGTGATGAACTACAACAACCGCCGCGAGATGTTCCCGAGCAGCGTGGTCGCCAACATGTTCGCGTTCACCCCGGCCAGCCTGCTCGAGGTCGAGTCGGCCGAGGTGCGCAAGGCGGTCCGGGTCGACTTCGGCGCGCCCTGA
- a CDS encoding beta-lactamase family protein — MRLTALLAALAALLAASPARSAGDATADRVALLASDLARSADALATLPQVAGIGMVVVHGGRTVLAHGSGIRDVGTRAAVDGDTVFRVASLSKGFAAAVAGLLVREGALRWDMLVQPWLPGFQLANPDDSQRVTLRDILSHRVGLPYNTLDRRLEANEPYPLLVQALQDIPLRCPVGDCYGYQNIAFSLVGDMVFATTGEFYSFQVEKRLFAPLGMDTATYGREGLESSRNWARPHVRRQDRLQAVDPKETYYRVAPAAGVNASARDLGQWLIAQMGGFPEDLPPELLDELHAPIVETPGEIRGTGWRRQRLNAAAYGLGWRVMDYAGERLVFHAGAVQGYRAMLGFLPDHGFGFAVVWNSEAGQPAGLMPVALDRFLGLPEVDWLELNRLNVRLPPTAGSTESGSD, encoded by the coding sequence ATGCGCCTGACCGCCCTCCTCGCAGCCCTGGCCGCCCTGCTCGCGGCCTCCCCGGCCCGGTCGGCGGGCGACGCCACGGCCGACCGCGTCGCCCTGCTGGCCAGCGACCTGGCCCGCTCCGCCGACGCCCTGGCCACCCTGCCCCAGGTCGCCGGCATCGGCATGGTCGTCGTCCACGGCGGTCGCACCGTGCTGGCCCACGGCTCAGGCATCCGCGACGTCGGCACCCGCGCGGCCGTCGACGGCGACACCGTGTTCCGGGTCGCCTCCCTGTCCAAGGGCTTCGCCGCCGCGGTCGCCGGCCTGCTGGTCCGCGAGGGCGCGCTGCGCTGGGACATGCTGGTGCAGCCGTGGCTGCCCGGCTTCCAGCTCGCCAACCCCGACGACAGCCAGCGCGTGACGCTGCGCGACATCCTCAGCCACCGGGTCGGGCTGCCCTACAACACGCTGGACCGCCGCCTCGAGGCCAACGAACCGTACCCGCTGCTGGTGCAGGCGCTGCAGGACATCCCGCTGCGCTGTCCGGTCGGCGACTGCTACGGCTACCAGAACATCGCCTTCAGCCTGGTCGGCGACATGGTGTTCGCCACCACCGGCGAGTTCTATTCGTTCCAGGTCGAGAAGCGGCTGTTCGCGCCGCTCGGCATGGACACCGCCACCTACGGCCGCGAGGGCCTGGAAAGCTCGCGCAACTGGGCGCGCCCGCACGTCCGCCGCCAGGACCGGCTGCAGGCGGTGGACCCCAAGGAGACCTACTACCGGGTGGCGCCGGCGGCCGGCGTCAACGCCAGCGCCCGCGACCTCGGCCAGTGGCTGATCGCCCAGATGGGCGGTTTCCCCGAGGACCTGCCGCCCGAGCTGCTGGACGAACTGCACGCGCCGATCGTCGAGACGCCCGGCGAGATCCGCGGCACCGGCTGGCGGCGCCAGCGCCTCAACGCCGCCGCCTACGGCCTGGGTTGGCGGGTCATGGACTACGCTGGCGAACGCCTGGTGTTCCACGCCGGTGCGGTGCAGGGCTATCGGGCGATGCTGGGCTTCCTGCCCGACCACGGCTTCGGCTTCGCGGTGGTCTGGAACAGCGAGGCCGGCCAGCCCGCCGGGCTGATGCCGGTGGCCCTGGACCGTTTCCTGGGCCTGCCGGAAGTCGACTGGCTGGAGCTCAACCGCCTCAACGTGCGACTGCCGCCCACCGCCGGCAGCACCGAATCCGGCTCCGACTGA